Proteins found in one Leptospira saintgironsiae genomic segment:
- a CDS encoding ATP-binding cassette domain-containing protein: MSEKKEHIIVLEEVSLSSSERTYMSGVNLRVEAGEFLGILGRSGSGKSTLLRLLLDLPIPSSWKKTGNIRIFGKSKKEIPYRWIQPVFQDPVLGFNPIWTLEKSLREPLRLFKEENLYESLLEKWIPILGLEGKDRNRLPSFFSGGELQRFSLLRALLCSPKILCLDEATSALDPILNHQVLQALSDLNKKEGVTILWVTHNIKSANKFCSRIVEMEKLNSKSGAPAN, encoded by the coding sequence GTGTCCGAGAAAAAAGAACATATCATCGTTTTGGAAGAAGTTTCCCTATCTTCTTCCGAAAGAACTTATATGTCCGGGGTAAACCTACGAGTAGAAGCAGGAGAATTTCTCGGAATTTTGGGCCGTTCCGGTTCTGGAAAGTCCACACTCTTGCGACTATTATTAGACCTTCCGATTCCTTCTTCTTGGAAAAAAACAGGAAACATTCGTATTTTTGGAAAATCCAAAAAGGAAATTCCTTACAGATGGATCCAACCTGTTTTCCAAGATCCTGTTTTAGGTTTTAATCCAATTTGGACCTTGGAAAAAAGTTTAAGAGAACCTTTACGATTATTCAAAGAAGAAAACTTATACGAATCTTTATTAGAAAAATGGATCCCGATCTTGGGTTTAGAAGGTAAGGATAGGAATCGTCTTCCTTCTTTTTTTTCTGGAGGAGAATTGCAAAGATTCTCTCTTCTCCGCGCTCTTCTTTGTAGTCCCAAAATTTTATGTTTAGATGAAGCTACTTCTGCTTTAGATCCTATTTTGAATCATCAGGTTTTGCAGGCGCTCTCTGATTTGAATAAGAAAGAAGGAGTTACTATTCTTTGGGTAACTCATAATATTAAGTCTGCAAATAAGTTCTGCTCTCGTATTGTAGAGATGGAAAAGTTGAATTCTAAATCTGGCGCGCCAGCGAATTGA